Proteins co-encoded in one Papaver somniferum cultivar HN1 chromosome 5, ASM357369v1, whole genome shotgun sequence genomic window:
- the LOC113279238 gene encoding putative uncharacterized protein DDB_G0271606 codes for MDNKHECLIKEFQSLKPPVFRGSSDISIAEEWFHEIEKKLGLMRLTDEERIILSTSMLKGEASHWWDINRDTIVDEGMTWRQFEDSFLERYYPFSDRNLKKIELMRLARMEYLDSVEKKRDKGKAGSSEISGAVKMVKLESEEIDDVRICSPLRVEQEQQAVQDGAIEVRNANLNGELQQQRKQQKPEVAVVEVTGDMKDSRQQPEAAHTVINLEEHQKQLQENMKQYVHQLVSQQVQQLHQQKQQPLALVESNTKEQNRQQRQQQPEVALVGASTNLIGTQQQPEVAHGGSNIVERVKEVQLQTKRYMHRVLLQMQQPQKRQELQLQQQQQQEPQQQMQQQHLHQQQKQKQQQQQQKRQDHQTPQNERKQGKKRKHHNAEVALVQVNMEEFWANERNRKKAKKIVKQVQTAEKQQSSSSIHSASASTAVEKVSLLGENWSIE; via the exons ATGGATAATAAGCATGAATGTCTGATAAAGGAATTCCAATCACTTAAGCCACCAGTATTCAGAGGTTCTTCAGATATATCTATTGCTGAAGAATGGTTTCATGAGATTGAGAAGAAATTAGGTTTAATGAGACTTACTGATGAAGAACGTATAATTCTTTCTACTTCAATGCTTAAAGGTGAGGCAAGTCATTGGTGGGATATCAACAGAGACACCATTGTTGATGAAGGTATGACTTGGAGACAATTTGAGGATTCATTCTTAGAAAGATATTATCCGTTTTCCGATCGGAATTTGAAGAAGATTGAACTTATGAGACTTGCTCGTATGGAGTATCTGGATAGTGTAGAGAAGAAAAGAGACAAAGGGAAAGCCGGGTCTTCGGAGATTAGTGGTGCGGTAAAAATGGTGAAATTGGAGTCTGAAGAGATTGATGATGTGAGAATCTGCAGCCCTTTGAGGGTGGAGCAAGAACAACAAGCAGTGCAAGATGGTGCGATCGAGGTACGGAATGCAAATCTCAATGGAGAGCTCCAACAGCAGAGAAAACAACAAAAGCCAGAGGTTGCAGTTGTGGAGGTTACTGGTGATATGAAGGACTCAAGACAACAGCCCGAGGCTGCACATACAGTGATTAATCTAGAGGAGCATCAAAAACAGTTGCAGGAAAATATGAAGCAATATGTGCACCAACTTGTGTCACAGCAGGTCCAGCAACTACATCAACAGAAACAACAGCCGCTTGCGCTTGTGGAGTCTAATACGAAGGAACAAAACCGACAGCAGAGACAACAACAGCCAGAGGTTGCACTTGTGGGTGCGAGCACCAATCTGATAGGAACACAACAACAGCCAGAGGTTGCGCATGGTGGAAGTAATATAGTGGAACGGGTAAAAGAGGTGCAGCTACAGACAAAGCGTTATATGCACCGAGTTTTGCTGCAGATG cagcaaccacAAAAGCGACAAGAGCTGCAgcttcagcagcaacaacaacaagagccACAGCAACAGATGCAGCAGCAGCATCTacaccaacaacaaaaacaaaagcagcagcagcagcaacaaaaacGACAAGATCATCAAACACCCCAAAATGAAAGAAAGCAaggcaaaaaaagaaaacatcatAATGCAGAGGTCGCACTTGTGCAGGTTAACATGGAGGAGTTCTGGGCTAATGAGCGGAATAGGAAAAAGGCAAAAAAAATTGTAAAGCAAGTCCAAACAGCAGAGAAACAACAGTCATCATCATCCATACACTCAGCCTCAGCAAGCACCGCGGTAGAGAAAGTTTCCCTCTTGGGGGAAAATTGGTCTATTGAGTGA
- the LOC113282053 gene encoding uncharacterized protein LOC113282053, which produces MGESEHHLRLILHDFLSLNLCKELAFIHKSCCTVGYRPNVFSTTLSHLIATNCGHLLIPFVSIRERLKDKVEEFFGCEYELFIEFTGLISWTKGASIGWHSDDNRSYLKQRDFAAVCYLNNHGKDFKGGVFHFQEGEPTSVVPVAGDLVIYTADSCNIHSVDEITEGERLTLTLWFTRDSSHDEDVKLISLLSQTLLSSSLDRPFPYLPLPASSNMYWFSQDQASHDHQEGFDIRWARIHVLHYTFNVSDRRINYATSDSSFHLSELLMEPLRLGRENELFKNEFVNSLHALQVVQFYCWKATELPAVNIISKEFRKLTELSCTLEDFKNDRLKVMFLGDQQHVQSVFGSESSNEKMQSSFNWAHFASLVAAWEDYSLQLHKELVTSLPHWRKNQSIFTVVT; this is translated from the exons ATGGGTGAATCTGAACATCATCTGCGGCTCATTCTTCATGATTTTCTTTCCCTCAATCTCTGCAAG GAACTTGCGTTCATACACAAGAGCTGTTGTACCGTTGGTTACAGGCCTAATGTTTTCTCCACCACTCTGTCTCATCTCATTGCAACCAATTGTGGCCATCTCCTCATTCCTTTTGTTTCCATCAGAG AGAGACTGAAAGACAAAGTTGAGGAGTTCTTTGGGTGCGAATATGAGCTCTTCATCGAATTCACTGGTTTGATCAG CTGGACGAAGGGAGCAAGTATTGGATGGCATAGTGATGATAACAGGTCCTATCTGAAGCAACGAGATTTTGCG GCAGTCTGCTATCTGAATAATCATGGGAAGGATTTTAAAGGCGGGGTTTTCCACTTCCAGGAAGGGGAACCTACAAGTGTTGTGCCTGTGGCTGGA GACTTGGTGATCTACACAGCTGACAGTTGTAATATCCATTCTGTAGATGAG ATCACTGAGGGTGAAAGactaacattaacattatggtTCACCCGTGATAGTTCCCACGATGAGGATGTTAAACTCATTTCGCTATTGTCTCAAACTCTGTTGTCCAGTAGTTTAGATAGACCATTTCCCTACCTTCCATTGCCAGCATCAAGTAACATGTACTGGTTTTCTCAAGACCAGGCTTCTCATGATCACCAAGAAGGATTCGATATTCGCTGGGCCAGAATACATGTTCTTCATTATACTTTTAATGTCAGTGATCGTAGAATTAATTATGCAACATCAGATTCATCATTTCATCTCTCGGAGCTACTGATGGAGCCATTAAGGTTAGGTAGGGAAAATGAGTTATTCAAGAATGAATTTGTCAACAGTTTGCACGCTCTTCAG GTAGTGCAATTTTACTGCTGGAAAGCCACTGAACTACCAGCAGtgaatatcatcagcaaagagtTCAGAAAACTCACAGAATTATCTTGTACATTGGAGGACTTTAAAAATGACAGGCTAAAAGTGATGTTTCTAGGTGATCAGCAACATGTACAATCAGTTTTTGGCTCTGAATCTTCTAACGAGAAGATGCAATCTTCCTTTAATTGGGCACACTTCGCTTCTCTGGTTGCTGCTTGGGAAGATTACAGCCTTCAGTTACACAAGGAATTGGTTACAAGTTTACCGCACTGGAGAAAGAATCAATCTATTTTTACTGTTGTAACCTGA